One Cryptomeria japonica chromosome 9, Sugi_1.0, whole genome shotgun sequence genomic window carries:
- the LOC131858068 gene encoding uncharacterized protein LOC131858068 has protein sequence MGYIYEGMDRAKEGIKSIYAGDESKYGPIWQIIDKRWHHQLHRPIHAAAYYLNPAFHFSPTFRADAEVLDGLYSVMEKMAPVGCTQTDLMRELQLFSNAQGETFSRPIAKESRTTMMPDNWWNFFGPTTPNLQKLAIRILSQPCSAFGCGRNWSMFEHIHSKRRNRLSVEKMNDLIFVHYNLRLRMRKNALAYISPIILDEVDPEAEWAIETDPVAVFSDDDTDWIDQVDIEAEAVAMAEEEQRARAERGDSEADGDSDRDGDSDTDVPDVGEHGVVSRGAAMAAQSSMTYLRRLRRGAGPSSEPTSGPEGADSSVP, from the exons atgggctacatatatgagggcatggatagggcgaaagagggcatcaaatctatctatgcaggagatgagagcaagtatggtcccatttggcagatcattgataagagatggcatcatcagcttcataggcccatccatgcagcagcctattatTTGAATCCGGCATTCCATTTTAGCCCTACTTTCAGGGCTGATGCGGAGGTCCTTGATGGGCTATACTCAGTCATGGAGAAGATGGCACCTGTTGGTTGTACTCAGACAGATCTTATgcgagagctacagttgttctcaaatgcacaaggggagaccttttctcgtcctatcgccaaagaaagtaggacaactatgatgccag ataattggtggaacttttttggcccaacgacaccaaatcttcagaagttggccattcgcatcttgagccaaccatgcagtgcaTTTGGTTGTgggcgcaattggagtatgtttgagcacatacactccaagaggcgcaatagattatccgtggagaagatgaatgatcttatCTTTGTTCACTataacctccgcctgagaatgagaaagaatgcattagcttacatctctcctatcattctagatgaggttgatcctgaggCAGAGTGGGCCATTGAGACAGATCCTGTggctgtctttagtgatgatgacactgattggatcgaccaggtagatatagaggctgaggctgtagccatggcagaggaggagcagagagcacgagcagagagaggagattcagaggcagatggtGATAGTGACAGAGATGGTGacagtgacacagatgttcctgatgttggtgagcatggcgtgGTGTCACGAGGAGCGGCTATGGCTGCCCAATCATCtatgacctaccttagacgccttcgtaggGGGGCGGGGCCTTCATCGGAGCCGACgtcggggccggagggtgcagacTCCTCTGTGCCATAG